The DNA segment actaaatagtacccgtcaaacaccagtgtcagtacttcatggcaggattgccaagaaaaagccatatctcagactggccaaaaaaaaatttccaagtgatcccaaacttttgagcggtagtgtatttgCCGGGTGTGTGGTCTGTAAAAGTAACCTGCCGGAGTCAAACATTGGCAGATGTGTCTGCAGTAGTTTTTATTAACGCCACAGGATGGCAGTACCCACAGTAGTATTCATGCTGGCAGTTTATTCCTTACACATTGAGTTTTAGAACTAATTCAAATTGAGTTAATCGACTGTTCTAAGTTAAAACCATTGAACTGATGTTTCTAGTCACACGTCAGCTAATGCAGACATGGTGATCCTGGGTGGCGACCTCAACATGCATCCCCAGGACCTTGGCACCCGGTTGCTGATGTCTTACACGGGACTCCGAGACGCTTATGCAGAGGCCGACCAGTTTGATGTAGGTGTCCCAATAAAATGTCAAGAGAGTTAGCCACTAAGACACAATGCTGGGGACGATCTTGTTTTTCAGGGATTTGAGAATGGTCTGACTCTGGTACTGGACAACGCTTTTGTTAGCAAGAAGATGGTGATTCCCTTTGAGAGGGGCATCAGGATTGACTACATCCTCTTCAAGGTGCCTGAAacattggttttatttcatatctCCTTCATTACACtaacaatttttatttaattttcaggGTTCTTCCCAAGCAGACATTCATTGTGCTTCCATGTGCACCACCAAAGGCTCCATTCCGGGACACCCCGTGCCGTACTCGGACCACGAGGCCCTGACTGCTGAGCTGAAACTTGACGCCCACGCCGCACCACAGGCTGGTGACGTTCAGTCCAAGAGTGGACATTTCTCAGGAGGTAAGTGatttttacatgcattttcTCCCAAGTATATATCAccaccgcttttactcatgtcaCCAGATGATGTCGCCAAGCTGGTGGACATTTTGACGGAGGCCCGCACCGAGGTCAAAGTGGGCATCCACTGCGCCGAGAGGATGCGCAAAACAGTCACCCGTATGGTGGCCATGGGCTTGGCTCTGCTCCTGCTGGAGCTGGCCATCGCGGCGGTGCCCTGGTTGGCGCTGGGGGTGGAGCAAGCCTTCCCGCACACTTCCTTCTACCTGCTGGCGGCGCTGTGCTTCGCCATCCTGCTTGGCACCTCGCTGCTTTACGTCTTCTACACCATGGAGCTCAAGTCCCTACAAGGCACCGAGGACCAGATGCGACTCGCCATGGGTGGCCTGCAGGAGAAGCTACGAGGGTATCCCGTGGCTCAGCCTGGCTGCACCCACAAGAAACccctggaggagctggagcccAATGTCTTCTGTCCAGAGGACTAATTTGTGGAGGGATGCGGGGGTGGGGTGGCTTTTCAAATTCTATCAATCCACTGTCTTAATACACTCCGCTTACTCTTAGCCACAACCTTCATGCTGCAAGGCGACTACTTAACCACTGTTCAGCTTTGCACGGTACCAGTGACATGCAGTAAGGTTTATGGCAGATTTACACCAATTTATTGTCCAATCAGCAAGAATAATTACGTCACATTTAGATGTAGAAAGTCATGCACATAATGGATCAAAGTGGTTGtcgcataataataataataataataataatacacgttTCTTGGTGGACAGCCTGGCAGGAGAGAGGAAGTTTGTTgaccatttttgctttttgtacACCTAAAGGTGACACATGCAGCTGCAAGATGCTTCCTTACTGCCCCGTCTCATGATAGTgtcaatgcaattttttttccagacatcCAAGGACTCCAGTTTGCAGGGACCACATTCATTAGATCCTGGACAGCCACCAGGAAGCTGGATCGTGTACTTGAACATGCACCTAAAACATTTTAGCTTTGAAGGTCCAAAACATTTCCCTCATTGACCCCCACACTTGACTTACACAGGTTGTATACATTACTGACATTTGTTTATTAGAATATACTAGATATTTGTGTGTAATGCACATGAATCTATGAGATAAACCTCATAAAATTATGTATGTATGGCTGAGCCAAAACATTTTACATGAATGTAGGGCATTGATCATTCCAACTACTGAGTTTCATGCTTTTTGAAAGCCCCAATAAAGACTAATGATATGTGTTGGTCTTAAGTGTCACCGCTAGAGGGCAGTCATATCGCATTTATCAAAGCATGGGCTTAATCAAGTAGACGGAtagtgtaaaattgtaaaaatgtaatgcgGGCATTTCAAGCATTCAGTGGAATAAAACTGCCCCATTTTGGGTTGAAATGACAATCTAAATCACTGCTGTGCCGCTTTTCTCCAGAAGGTGAAACCGGTAAACCAGGTGATTAAAAAAACGGGCAAAGTGCGTATTAGGGTGCGGTCAGTGTAAGGTGCGCCAGCCCCTGCCTTGCCTGCTGCTTCTCTCACCTGACGGAACTGGATCCCCGTTCCGAAATCCTCGGAACCAGCCGCAGTGGTGAGCGAGTCATGGCCCATCTGGAGCCTCTCAAATCGGCCCTCGCCATCAACGTGGACGACACATCACTGGCCCTACCCTCCACCCACCACCAGTACCGATCCGGGCAGCAGCGGGTTATGGAGCAGGTCCAGACCGTGCAGAGGACCCGGTCGAGGCATTCAAGCAGCAGGACTGGCTCCACCTCTTTGTCTCCTACTAGTAAGAACTTTACGGCTTTTTATATGGAAAGATTTCATAGTTGTATTGCATCTTGACTTTGATTTTATTGCACAATTATAAACAAGTTAGGTTGTAATGCAGGGCTTTACAGTTATAATTGAAAACAGGAAATATTCAAGTTAGGTTGTAATGCAGGGCTTTACAGTTATAAttgaaaaaacaggaaatattcAAGTTAGGTTGTAATGCAGGGTTTTACAGTGATATTTGAAAACAGGAAATATTCAAGTTAGGTTGTAATGCAGGACTTTACAGTTATAATTGAAAATGGGAAATATTCAAGTTAGGTTGTAATGCAGGGCTTTACAGTTAtaattgaaaaaacagaaaatattcaAGTTAGGTTGTAATGCAGGGCattacagtgataaatgaaaaCAGGAATTATTCACATATGTtggaaattatatatatatatatatatatatatatatatatatatatacacacacacacacacacatatatatatatatatatatatatatatatatatatatatatatatatacacacacacatatatatatatatatatatcatatatatgcaTTAAATGCAATAACTCATTTTATCAcagcatttattaattaaatatacatttatttagaatatacagtaaaatatatTCAACAAATGATGTGTTATATGCACAATAGTATTCATATTACAAACctgaaatatgcatatgttaAATAATATACAGCAGCCAGGGTTATTAAATTGTCTAGTATGCCATAACTGTAATGCACTGCAAAGacacaatgaaataaaatcatcatGAAATGATGTATTGATAATATACCAATCACTTTATATAAACTTTATATATTCACTTAATTAGAGCTTCTGTCATTTTGAATGCACATGACCACCATGTATATGTTTAATACTTACAATACAGTTGTGCATATCATTAACTTTTGTGagtatgatatataatattgcACAATGAGCTGGTAAATTTAGATAAGGTACATTGTGAGCCATTGTTATCTGCTACGTTCTTAATATTTCACTATTTTATAACCATACTGAGGTATCTGTCTCACCCATTTGACATTTGACAGCATAAAAATCTGAAAAGAATAATGTACTATATGTCAGACCAGATCATAGTCTAATTACTCCTTGGCGTATTGAAGTAAGAGCAGGTGGTTCCCAGAGGAGTGGCATCATAAAAATTATATCATATTGGCCACATAAAACCTTTAATATTAAGCTCCAGTATCAGGCTGTTGAGGGTGTTAAGTTCAAGGTTCATGTATGGTTTGTCAACATTTGGTACTTGTGTACATTACTCACATTTgggatatttattttaaaaatatatatataatacagagCAGTTGTATACAGTAAATTGTTCTTGTCAGGCTTGTGTAATTAGGCAGCTGTCAACGATGAACCAACAGGTTTCTCTAATTGAGTAGTTTACGCCATGAACCTCCATGCAAGTCTTTTCAAAGCGCTACGTTTGAACCATTGTGGGGAACTGTGGGAATGAAAAGATAACAGTTTTGACTTCAAGGCAGTAAACGCCAATCTCTGTTTGGAAGTGATGACAGCTGATAAGCTGTTTGTTTTCTCCCTTACTTTCTCTACAGGCCCTTTGACTGATGTGTTTTACGATTCCAGCACCTCCAATGGAAACGCCTTCTTTGGGAATGGCTACTCAAAAACCGTTAGTACCTGTCATTTCTGTCCTGTGCTGTCCTAGGTGCTTGAAAACTGCAGATATGGAAGTGACTGACAATGTACAGTTGTCATTTTCCAGCCTTTTATTATGGCAATACGATGctttaaagtagtcagtgtacatcttgtatagcAGGATAGATCGACCATCCACTGAAAACGAGTCAACACACAATTGTTATTGTCTAAAAAGCTGACAttgctttcattcatttcatttcattcatttactaatgctttttatggctgcacggcggttgagtggttagcgtgcagacctcacagctaggagacccaggttcaattccaccctcggccatctatgtgtggagtttgcatgttctccctgtgcatgtgtgggttttctccgggtaccccggtttcctcccacattccaaaaacatgctaggctaattggcgactccaaattgtccataggtatgaatgtgagtgtgaatggttgtttgtctaaacgtgacctgtgattggctggcgaccagtccagggtgtaccccgcctctcgccagaagacagctgggataggctccagcatccccgcgaccctcgtaaggataagcagtagaaaatgaatgaatgaataatgctttttatggctgcacagtgattgagtggttagcgcgcagacctcacagctaggagacccgggttcaatcccactttcggccatctctgtgtggagttttatgttctccgggtactccggtttcctcccacattccaaaaacatgctaggttaattggccactccaaattgtccataggtatgaatgtgagtatgagaatgggataggctccagcaccccccgctaccctcgtgaggataagcggtagaaaatgaatgaataatgctttTTATCTTTGCAGCTctctcaagaaaaaaatatcaaccgCAAAGTCACCAACAACACAGCGAGCAGCACAGCCAAGAAGAAGAGCTCTTTAACCCATCGCTACGACCATGGCTACTCCCACGTCGGACCCGTGACCCTGGGCCTGGTTCCCGCCAACCACGATGAACCCGACCTTGGCCGGCAGCAGCAGCACTCTTTGCCCAAACGCTACAATCCTCCACAGAGACTCCTCTCCAACACCAACCGCAGCACCTTCAGGGCGGAGAGGACGACCAGTCAGCAATTCATCAGCAACAATCAGCAGTTTGTATGCAAGCAAGCCGAGACCAACAAAACCCAGTCAAAGCCTCTTGTCATGGAGAGTGTCACCAACAGCAAAGGGGATTCTGGGTAAGATTAAGGTCATATTAAGGTCATACTACTAACTACTCTACACTTATTCATGTATAATTGCTTATGGATATACatacaggggctgcacggcggactagtggttagcacacagacctcacagctaagagacctgagttcaatcccaccttcggccatctttgtgtggagtttgtatgttctctgggtaccggtttcctcccacattccaaaaacatgctaggttaattggcgactccaaattgtccataggtatgaatgtgagtgtgaatggttgtttgtctatatgtgccctgtgattggctggccaccagtccagggtgtaccccgcctctcgcccgaagacagctgggataggctccagcacccccgcgaccctcgtgaggataagcggtagaaaatgattgaatgaatgaatatacatacaTTCTACTTCCAGGTCGGGGAACAGTGGAATGGCCGACCTCACCATGAAGGAAGCTGTGGAGTTTCTCTCCAACGAGGATGACCGATACAAACACTGTGGGGTTGCTTACATCCAACACAACACCTTCATTGACGACAAAGCCAAGGAAGAGGTGACTTATCTGATTATTACACTGTCGAGATTACCACCGGGTTCAAAGGTCATGTTGCTTCATGCATGTTTGCTGttagacccctggtctaagaaCTTTTGACCGGTATGCTTGAAGTAGCTGaggatgtttacaaaatacagatagactcgggttcaattccactctcggccatctctttgtggagtttgcatgttctccccatgcatgcgtgggttttctccgggtactccggtttcctcccacattccaaaaacatgctaggttaattggcgactccaaattgtccataggtatgaatgtgagtgtgaatggttgtttgtctatatgtgccctgtgattggctggcgaccagtccagggtgtaccccgcctcttgcctgaagacagctgggatagactccagcaaccccaaacGACcaggaaaatgaatgtttttttatataatgtttgttaaattgggcggcacggcggacgagtggttagcgcacagacctcacagctaggagaccagggttcaattccaccctcggccatttctgtgtggagtttgcatgttcttttctccgggtactccggtttcctcccacattccaaaaacatgctaggttaattggcgactccaaattgtccataggtatgaatgtgagtgtgaatggttgtttgtctatatgtgccctgtgattggctggccaccagacagctgggataggctccagcacccccagaaccttcgtgaagataagcagtagaaatgaatgaatgaacatgcacTACTGATTGCTCAAGAAGGcacacttttatattttatatttaagtcCTGGAGTTCCTAGTCTACGGTGACTCCTCGCATTTATCCGATCCCTCAGGTGTTGAAGCTGAATGGAATAGCTCCTCTGGTGGCGCTCCTGCAAAGCCCCAGCCTGCGCCTCAATCAAGCGGCCTCGGCCGCCTTGCGCAATCTAtcctttaaaaacaacagcaacaaggAGGAGATCCAACGCTGCGGAGGCATCGCGGCCGCCGTGGCTCTGCTCAGAGAAACCGACTCAGTGGAGATCCAGAAACAGCTGACAGGTACAAAGTACAACACGCATAATCCCCCTGTCAATCAAAAGCAAGTGTATTCTGCCAATATCAACATGGAGCTACTCTAGCGTATTAAAtcgaaaaaacaacacaacattcatTTTGAAGGCAAATCATTTTTCTCGCTCGTCAGGTCTTCTGTGGAATTTGTCGTCCACCAACAGCTTGAAGACGGACCTTCTTAAGACCACTTTGCctgtcctgatggaccgcatcATCCTGCCTTACACCACAAGTTCAGAGCGGGCCGCCATCCACGGCCCTGACCACGAAACCTTCTTCCATGCCACAAGTTGTCTACGGTAAGAGCTTTTTCACTTGTTTTCTCCGAGGATGTCTTCCTCCACTGCTCCCCTCCAGATAAAATACTCTTATGTGCAGAGAATTAGGCCAGGAACGTGCCTCGTTCCAAATGATGTAGCGTGTTTTTATCACTTTACCTTACCGTATGTTCGTATTGTGACAGAAACCTCAGCAGCACAAAACAAAGCAACCGCCAGACTATGAGGAAGTGTCGCGGTTTGATCGACTCTCTGGTCGCTTACCTTGATGATTGTGTGGACGCTGGCAAACCGGAAGATAAGGTCAGTGTCTTTACGAATCCCGACACCGGACTAGAGCGTGCATGTGTTGCTAACACGCGTTTGGAAAACAGTCCGTAGAGAACTGCGTGTGCATCCTGCACAACCTAACCTTCCAGCTGCAGACCGAGGCGCCGGGATTGTTCAACCGCATCACAGCACTGGCCATGCCGGTTAGCAAGGGTGATGGTGAGGGCGACGCCGGTCCTATTGGCTGCTTCAGTCCACAGAGGCAAGGGTCAGAAAGCAAGGTAAGATAAGGTCGCATTAGAGTCAGTTATAATTAGCGCAAACTGTGCACGCTTATTGGACAGCCGAATTGGGGAAGTGTCGACACTGAGGTGCACCCACCAAGaagtcagaagtggttgcaaAAGGTCACACGCGTCACACATCATCCATAGTCCGACGCCGCCCCGcatacaacaaaagttcctcctgcacgaaaagtgctacatagtgtcacCATGCTCCCAAATCTGTACTGAGATGGTAcgcatccccaaattttgcctaCACCTTCAAGTACAGCGGGTTTGGGATCGAAGCCTGATGGATGCTCACATtgcgagcctcaaactcaccactaCCGTGCCAAGCGCTCGCCCTCAAATGCTGCACCAATGTAAAGCTTTTAAAAGCGTTATAacagtcagacatttttttaggCACGTTTTGCTTggtcacaaagacaggaagtcctacACACGGCAGGCATTATTGTTCTGAATGCTGAGCGTTTTAAAGCACATATCGGCTGATACTGATCGGTGGTCGATTGATCGGAGCTCCTTCACGcttttacaacattggttcaaATAAACTCAAAAATAATCTCAGCTATATTTGGAGCATTTTCTTAATCGATAtgcattattttgttattttctatgtCCAATAATAAGCCTCCTCCCCTTCTTTCTAGCAGTACTTCGACTTCCCTGTTGTGGAGGACCCCCATCCGAGTGGTGCAGGCTGGCTCATCCACTCCAAGACTCTGCAGACCTACTTGTTCTTGCTCCGCTCTAGTCAGCAAGAAGAAACCCAAGAAGCCTGCTCCGGAGCTCTGCAGAACCTCACCGCACATGAAGGCGTTGTGAGAATcacaaataacataaaatatgacatttttaaagcTGTATTTTCATGCTTGCGTTGTGTGTTTAGGTGTCCAATGTCATGAGCCAGACCATTGTGCAGAAACTGGACGGCCTGCAGGCAGTCACCCCTCTTTTGAAGTCAGATAAAGTTAGTGTGCAGAGAAATGCAGTGGCTTTGGTACGCAACCTGTCCAAGAACGCAAACTTGCACAGCACCTTAGGTAAGAAAACTCATTACCCTAAATAGCCTGAAGTATAGTCTTTAGTTTAGTCTTTGATTGATGGGCCGTACTGTTGGCTCTTGATAGGGAAAGGTAATAACAACAACCCTTCACAAAGTACACATTGTTTAGGTAGTTTTTATGCAATCCAGTTAACTCATGAGTTAACTGTAATTAAACGATTGAATTGTAAATTATGAACTCTGAACTACGACTTGTGAACTgtgaattattatgaattattatgaattgttgtgaaatattaagaattattatgaattattgtgaattattatgaattattatgaattattatgaattattatgaattattatgaattattatgaattattatgaattattatgaattattttatattaataattatgaattattcaatgaattaactcattcattgaatgagggctgcacggcggtcgagtggttagtgcgcagaccttacagctaggagaccagggttcaattccaccctcggcttccggtttcctcccacattccaaaaacatgctaggttaattggcgactccaaattgtccataggtatgaatatgagtgtgaatggttgtttgtctatatgtgccctgtgattggctggcgaccagtccagggtgtaccgcacctctcgcccaaagacagctgggataggctccagcaccccccgtgaccctcgtgaggaaaagcggtagaaaatgaatggatgaatgaatgagttgaaggccctgtgattggctggccaccagtctcgcctgaagacagctgggataggctccagcaccccccgcgaccctcgtgaggaaaagcggtagaaaattaatgaatgaatgaatctttgtcATCCATCCAACCTTATCCCCTCAGCTCGGAAAGTGCTGCCCGAGCTGCTGAGCATCCTCCAGGCGGGCACCAGAGAAGGTAACGAATCGGACGACACGCTGGCCCTGGCGTGCCAGACGGCCAACTTTCTGCTCACGAAGGAACCCGAGAGAGGCAAGCACCTGTTGAACGGCAGTCTTATTAACTCGCTGCAGGAGCTCAGCCAAAACAGGCAAGTGGGACGATAAaaggtatattatattatattatattatattatataatgtatgtattcCATTCTGCTTCAACAGTATCTCACAATAGTGAGTACAACTTgcacatttcagcaagcattttGTAGACTAAAGAAACTCCTCAGTTCCGGCAGCACTCATACAGCCCCAAATAGTAAATCTTTCCTGCTATACAAGCTTTACACTGACTATTCTAATTTACATATAAGGTAACAATAGTATTGTCCTATGAGAAGctaaacaataatacaaattattgctgaaatgtgagtggTGTTCTCTATTCTGTTTAATCCTCCAACCGCTTCTCCTCCATAGATATTTCCCCAAGACTAGCAAGGCGGCATCGCTGTTTCTGTACCACCTGTGGTGTGATAAAGACATCCAGAACCTCCTAAAGAAGGTGAGTTTACGCCTCTCTCTGGTATTTGTGAGAAAACAGCTCCCAGGATTAAGTTTACTAAGCCGAGGAATGCCGCAGCTCAGGTTCGAGGAGGCGTTCATCGTTCCTTCTCGCCGCAGACAAACGCCTAAGATGTTGTGCCGCGCTGATTTGTCTTGTGACTGTTTGTCCCCCGCAGCAAGGAATGAACAAGTCGGCGTTCGTGAACGACATCACAACGGCGGCGCATAAGGCGGCTTACGTCGTCAACTAGGGCACATCCCGGGCATCCTGTCTCATTTCAGCTACAACTTGACAGCGTGTCCCTTGTCCAAATTcttggaaaatatttttatttcccaCGGTTGTTTTGAAAAGAAAgtgtcaataaagttttattaCGGGGAAACATACTGTGTCAGTCACAGCTCAATTTACAGTCTGATGGCTGCAGGCTATACTTGCAGATACAAACATGTCTTTCCACTCCGCCCTTCGCTGGGATTTTAACCTCCTTGACCTTTGCTTGGTTTTGAGGCAACTCCAGAGGCTCATGGAGGATGTTACAATTTTACCAGGATGTATTTCTATAAAAATGCAATCATTGTGAACGTTCGTGACGGTAAAATAGAGCAGACAATAACATCAGATTAGCGCTCATTGAATGTAACTGTAATGTAATGACGTCATTAGGGAGTGTCAACAATtcccatgtccaaaaaaaacacaaagacaaatagAGATAAAGCAATTTAGGTGTTGTGTTCAGGTGCGAAATAACAATCATCACTTCACTTTCTTGTATTGGACACTTTCACTGGTGCATGAATGACACGTTAGGTGGTGACTCTCAGCTCCAGTCTCAGGATTCCGGGGCGGCTGTAGTTACTTCCTCAGGCCACGCTTGGTCCTGCTGCCCTTTGAGCTGAGAATGAAAGTGAAAGGTCAGGAAGAGGTCGTCAAAGCTGCCAAAAAGCCataaaatgttacaagaaaacTAAGTAATAGTAATTTAACCCAGATGGGATCATGTTGCACTTAAGACCATTCAGCTGTCATACCCCGTTGAGACCACCTCATCGCAGAATCCCAAAGCCCCAATGGTTGCTTCCTCACAAACCCACTTAAAACCCAGGTGGCCCACTTTAGGAGGTGGCCATAGTTGCTAATGATTCTCAAAAGTGGGCTTACATTTTCTGATGATCGCTGACACGGTTCCTCAGCACCGTCACCTGTGAACAGACGCATTTAAGTCACTTTCATGCTAAGCAGCATGCCAATTTATTAGGTACAAACAAGTCCAACTATTAAGTACAAAATACCACCAGTGAATTCATTAGGAGGGAATCAGGCATATTTATTAGGTACAAATGACAACAGTTTTGAGAGTGCATAGTTTATTAAGGTGAATATGCAGCAGTTATGAACATAATATGGAAAATTTGCCACTTTATTATGAAGCGCATGCAGCAAAGAGGTCAATTTATTCAGTAGAAAAGTTAATGGAATGTAAAAACAT comes from the Doryrhamphus excisus isolate RoL2022-K1 chromosome 18, RoL_Dexc_1.0, whole genome shotgun sequence genome and includes:
- the smpd2b gene encoding sphingomyelin phosphodiesterase 2 yields the protein MERSASMGQKDSSTILVFSLNCWGVRYMSKHCTQRFTMIADMLLKEEHDIILLQEVWSEKDYLFLRKKLSSSHSHSHYFKSGVIGSGLAIFSKHRIQDTLLYRYSLNGYPYMAHHGDWFGGKAVGLAILNIGTLTANVYLTHLHAEYSRERDTYLPHRVVQAWELQQFVRHTSANADMVILGGDLNMHPQDLGTRLLMSYTGLRDAYAEADQFDGFENGLTLVLDNAFVSKKMVIPFERGIRIDYILFKGSSQADIHCASMCTTKGSIPGHPVPYSDHEALTAELKLDAHAAPQAGDVQSKSGHFSGDDVAKLVDILTEARTEVKVGIHCAERMRKTVTRMVAMGLALLLLELAIAAVPWLALGVEQAFPHTSFYLLAALCFAILLGTSLLYVFYTMELKSLQGTEDQMRLAMGGLQEKLRGYPVAQPGCTHKKPLEELEPNVFCPED
- the pkp1b gene encoding plakophilin-1 isoform X2; this encodes MAHLEPLKSALAINVDDTSLALPSTHHQYRSGQQRVMEQVQTVQRTRSRHSSSRTGSTSLSPTSPLTDVFYDSSTSNGNAFFGNGYSKTLSQEKNINRKVTNNTASSTAKKKSSLTHRYDHGYSHVGPVTLGLVPANHDEPDLGRQQQHSLPKRYNPPQRLLSNTNRSTFRAERTTSQQFISNNQQFVCKQAETNKTQSKPLVMESVTNSKGDSGSGNSGMADLTMKEAVEFLSNEDDRYKHCGVAYIQHNTFIDDKAKEEVLKLNGIAPLVALLQSPSLRLNQAASAALRNLSFKNNSNKEEIQRCGGIAAAVALLRETDSVEIQKQLTGLLWNLSSTNSLKTDLLKTTLPVLMDRIILPYTTSSERAAIHGPDHETFFHATSCLRNLSSTKQSNRQTMRKCRGLIDSLVAYLDDCVDAGKPEDKSVENCVCILHNLTFQLQTEAPGLFNRITALAMPVSKGDGEGDAGPIGCFSPQRQGSESKYFDFPVVEDPHPSGAGWLIHSKTLQTYLFLLRSSQQEETQEACSGALQNLTAHEGVVSNVMSQTIVQKLDGLQAVTPLLKSDKVSVQRNAVALVRNLSKNANLHSTLARKVLPELLSILQAGTREGNESDDTLALACQTANFLLTKEPERGKHLLNGSLINSLQELSQNRYFPKTSKAASLFLYHLWCDKDIQNLLKKQGMNKSAFVNDITTAAHKAAYVVN
- the pkp1b gene encoding plakophilin-1 isoform X3, whose amino-acid sequence is MAHLEPLKSALAINVDDTSLALPSTHHQYRSGQQRVMEQVQTVQRTRSRHSSSRTGSTSLSPTSPLTDVFYDSSTSNGNAFFGNGYSKTLSQEKNINRKVTNNTASSTAKKKSSLTHRYDHGYSHVGPVTLGLVPANHDEPDLGRQQQHSLPKRYNPPQRLLSNTNRSTFRAERTTSQQFISNNQQFVCKQAETNKTQSKPLVMESVTNSKGDSGSGNSGMADLTMKEAVEFLSNEDDRYKHCGVAYIQHNTFIDDKAKEEVLKLNGIAPLVALLQSPSLRLNQAASAALRNLSFKNNSNKEEIQRCGGIAAAVALLRETDSVEIQKQLTGLLWNLSSTNSLKTDLLKTTLPVLMDRIILPYTTSSERAAIHGPDHETFFHATSCLRNLSSTKQSNRQTMRKCRGLIDSLVAYLDDCVDAGKPEDKYFDFPVVEDPHPSGAGWLIHSKTLQTYLFLLRSSQQEETQEACSGALQNLTAHEGVVSNVMSQTIVQKLDGLQAVTPLLKSDKVSVQRNAVALVRNLSKNANLHSTLARKVLPELLSILQAGTREGNESDDTLALACQTANFLLTKEPERGKHLLNGSLINSLQELSQNRYFPKTSKAASLFLYHLWCDKDIQNLLKKQGMNKSAFVNDITTAAHKAAYVVN
- the pkp1b gene encoding plakophilin-1 isoform X1; the encoded protein is MAHLEPLKSALAINVDDTSLALPSTHHQYRSGQQRVMEQVQTVQRTRSRHSSSRTGSTSLSPTSPLTDVFYDSSTSNGNAFFGNGYSKTLSQEKNINRKVTNNTASSTAKKKSSLTHRYDHGYSHVGPVTLGLVPANHDEPDLGRQQQHSLPKRYNPPQRLLSNTNRSTFRAERTTSQQFISNNQQFVCKQAETNKTQSKPLVMESVTNSKGDSGSGNSGMADLTMKEAVEFLSNEDDRYKHCGVAYIQHNTFIDDKAKEEVLKLNGIAPLVALLQSPSLRLNQAASAALRNLSFKNNSNKEEIQRCGGIAAAVALLRETDSVEIQKQLTGLLWNLSSTNSLKTDLLKTTLPVLMDRIILPYTTSSERAAIHGPDHETFFHATSCLRNLSSTKQSNRQTMRKCRGLIDSLVAYLDDCVDAGKPEDKSVENCVCILHNLTFQLQTEAPGLFNRITALAMPVSKGDGEGDAGPIGCFSPQRQGSESKQYFDFPVVEDPHPSGAGWLIHSKTLQTYLFLLRSSQQEETQEACSGALQNLTAHEGVVSNVMSQTIVQKLDGLQAVTPLLKSDKVSVQRNAVALVRNLSKNANLHSTLARKVLPELLSILQAGTREGNESDDTLALACQTANFLLTKEPERGKHLLNGSLINSLQELSQNRYFPKTSKAASLFLYHLWCDKDIQNLLKKQGMNKSAFVNDITTAAHKAAYVVN